A part of Vulpes lagopus strain Blue_001 chromosome 4, ASM1834538v1, whole genome shotgun sequence genomic DNA contains:
- the LOC121488739 gene encoding putative DBH-like monooxygenase protein 2: protein MTCALLFRLLLLTALVVPSPGKGLGPTSRLRYSRFLDPSNVIFLRWDFDLEAEIITFELQVRTAGWVGLGVTNRNTRTGSDLVVGGVLPDGNVYFSDQHLVDEDTLEEDGSQDAELQGLTEDAVYTTMRFSRPFRSCDPHDQDITSDTMRVLATYGLDDTLKLDRDRTFVKSIFLLQIVHPDDLDIPEDTIIHDLEITDFLIPEDDTTYACTFLPLPIVSKKHHIFKFEPKMVEHDETMVHHILVYACGNASVLPTGISDCYGADPAFSLCSQVIVGWAVGGTSYQFPDDVGVSLGTPLDPQWIRLEIHYSNFHNLPGVYDSSGIRLYYTAQLRKYDMGVLQLGFFTFPIHFIPPGAESFLSYGLCKTEKFEEMNGAPVPDIQVYGYLLHTHLAGRALQAVQYRNGTQLQTICKDDSYDFNLQETRDLPNRVEIKPGDELLVECHYQTLDRDSLTFGGPSTINEMCLIFLFYYPRNNISSCMGYPDIIHVAHELGEEVSDSMEGMMAMNNVEWTPENIKKAEKACKDAQQMVIIKTIDEVVENTTGWIPEIIPTTRGPCLESSGGKAEPQDKTPAGFRAAPVGLSSSSTATLRCLPLAALLFGQGALSWLLATLKVGV, encoded by the exons ATGACCTGTGCCCTTCTCTTCAGGCTTCTCCTACTTACGGCCTTGGTAGTCCCCTCCCCAGGCAAAGGCCTCGGTCCCACATCTCGCCTGCGTTATTCCAGGTTCCTAGATCCGTCCAACGTCATTTTCCTGCGCTGGGACTTTGACCTTGAGGCTGAGATCATCACTTTTGAGCTGCAGGTCCGGACAGCTGGCTGGGTGGGCTTGGGTGTCACAAATCGTAACACCAGAACGGGGAGCGATCTGGTTGTTGGAGGAGTCCTGCCCGACGGCAACGTCTATTTCTCG gatcagcaCCTGGTAGATGAAGACACCCTGGAGGAGGACGGGAGCCAGGATGCTGAGCTGCAGGGGCTGACGGAGGATGCTGTCTACACCACCATGCGCTTCTCCAGGCCCTTCCGCTCCTGTGACCCTCACGACCAAGACATTACG AGTGACACCATGAGGGTGCTGGCCACTTATGGCCTGGATGACACTCTGAAGCTGGACCGGGACCGTACTTTTGTCAAGTCAATCTTCCTGCTACAAATAGTCCACCCTGATGACCTTGACATTCCTGAAGATACCATCATCCATGACCTGGAGATCACTGAT TTCCTCATTCCAGAGGATGACACCACGTATGCCTgcaccttcctccctctccccatcgtTAGCAAGAAGCATCACATCTTCAAG TTTGAGCCCAAGATGGTGGAGCATGATGAGACAATGGTGCATCACATCCTGGTGTATGCCTGTGGCAATGCCAGCGTTCTACCCACCGGCATCAGTGACTGCTATGGAGCTgaccctgccttctccctctgctcacaggTCATCGTAGGCTGGGCTGTCGGGGGCACA AGTTACCAGTTTCCAGATGATGTGGGTGTCTCTCTTGGGACCCCCTTGGACCCCCAGTGGATCCGACTGGAGATTCACTACAGCAATTTTCACAACCTTCCTG GTGTGTATGACTCCTCGGGGATCCGATTATACTACACCGCACAGCTGCGCAAATACGACATGGGAGTCCTCCAGCTGGGCTTCTTCACTTTCCCCATCCACTTCATACCCCCGGGCGCAGAGTCCTTCCTGTCCTATGGGCTGTGCAAGACGGAGAAGTTTGAGGAG ATGAATGGGGCCCCAGTGCCTGACATACAGGTGTACGGCTACCTGCTCCACACCCACCTGGCTGGCCGCGCTCTGCAGGCTGTGCAATACAG AAATGGGACACAGCTCCAAACAATCTGCAAAGATGATTCCTATGACTTCAATCTGCAGGAGACTCGGGATTTACCAAATCGAGTGGAGATCAAACCG GGAGACGAGCTGCTGGTAGAGTGTCACTACCAGACGCTGGACCGGGACTCCTTGACTTTT gGGGGTCCCAGCACCATTAATGAGATGTGCCTCATCTTCCTCTTCTACTATCCCCGAAACAACATCTCCAGCTGCATGGGGTACCCTGACATCATCCATGTGGcccatgagctgggggaggaggtaTCAGA CTCCATGGAGGGCATGATGGCCATGAACAATGTTGAGTGGACTCCAGAGAACATTAAGAAGGCTGAGAAAGCCTGCAAGGACGCCCAGCAGATGGTGATAATAAAGACCATCGAT GAGGTGGTGGAAAATACGACAGGCTGGATTCCAGAAATCATCCCTACTACTCGGGGACCCTGCTTGGAGTCCTCTGGAGGCAAAGCGGAACCCCAGGACAAAACCCCTGCAGGTTTCAGGGCTGCACCAGTGGGCCTCTCAAGCTCCAGCACTGCTACCCTGAGGTGCCTCCCTCTGGCTGCCCTCTTGTTTGGGCAGGGGGCTCTTTCTTGGCTTCTTGCCACCCTGAAGGTTGGAGTCTGA